DNA sequence from the Tissierella sp. MB52-C2 genome:
TCATAAAGAAACTAAATAATACTATAATTAAGTAAGGATGTGAGTGTTATGACAGCGCCAACAGGTACAAAGAAAGCAAAAGTAGCTACCTATTTCAGAGGAGTTAAATCTGAAATTAAAAAAGTAATTTGGCCTAGTAAGAAAGAATTAATAAATTATACAGGAGTAGTTATAATGGTTAGTGCTATTGTAGCAATTATTGTATGGGTACTAGACTTAATAATACACGGTGGCTTACAGTTTATAATTTAGTTACAAGAGGGAGGGAAGGACCGATAGGTTCCTGAAATTTATGACGGAGAAAAGTAGAGAAGAAAGGGCTATGGATGCAAGATGGTATGTAGTCCATACTTATTCAGGTCATGAAAACAAGGTTAAAGCTAACCTTGAAAAAATGGTAGAGAATAGAGGTATGAGAGACGATATATTCGAAGTAGCTGTGCCTACTGAAGAGTATATGGACAGCAAGGGCGGGAAGAAAAAGCTTAAAGAAAGAAAACTTTTCCCTGGATATGTTCTTGTGAAGATGATAATCAATGATGAATCATGGTATCTAGTGAGAAACACAAGAGGAGTTACAGGATTTGTAGGACCAGGTTCTAAGCCAGTTCCGTTAACAGATACAGAGGTAAAAGCATTGGGAGTACAAGAAACCGTTCTACCTATGGTAGATTTAAGGGTGAGTGATGTAGTAAAGGTATGT
Encoded proteins:
- the secE gene encoding preprotein translocase subunit SecE, which codes for MTAPTGTKKAKVATYFRGVKSEIKKVIWPSKKELINYTGVVIMVSAIVAIIVWVLDLIIHGGLQFII
- the nusG gene encoding transcription termination/antitermination protein NusG, with protein sequence MDARWYVVHTYSGHENKVKANLEKMVENRGMRDDIFEVAVPTEEYMDSKGGKKKLKERKLFPGYVLVKMIINDESWYLVRNTRGVTGFVGPGSKPVPLTDTEVKALGVQETVLPMVDLRVSDVVKVCSGPFENFMGNVDSINMEKRKVKVFVSMFGRETLVELDFDQVEKL